A window of the Gorilla gorilla gorilla isolate KB3781 chromosome 8, NHGRI_mGorGor1-v2.1_pri, whole genome shotgun sequence genome harbors these coding sequences:
- the LIPF gene encoding LOW QUALITY PROTEIN: gastric triacylglycerol lipase (The sequence of the model RefSeq protein was modified relative to this genomic sequence to represent the inferred CDS: deleted 1 base in 1 codon; substituted 1 base at 1 genomic stop codon) has protein sequence MWLLLTMASLISVLGTTHGFFGKLHPGSPEVTMNISQMITYWGYPNEEYEVVTEDGYILEVNRIPYGKKNSGNTGQRPVVFLQHGLLASTTNWISNLPNNSLAFLLADAGYDVWLGNSRGNTWARRNLYYSPDSVEFWAFSFDEMAKYDLPATIDFIVKKTGQKQLHYVGHSQGTTIGFTAFSTSPSLAKRIKTFYAYLAPVATVKYTKSLINKLRFVPQSLFKIIFGDKIFXPHNFFDQFLATEVCSRETLNLLCSNALFIICGFDSKNFNTSRLDVYLSHNPAGTSVQNMFHWTQAVKSGKFQAYDWGSPVQNRMHYDQSQPPYYNVTAMNVPIAVWNGGKDLLADPQDVGLLLPKLPNLIYHKEIPFYNHLDFIWAMDAPQEVYNDIVCMISEDKK, from the exons ATGTGGCTGCTTTTAACAATGGCAAGTTTGATATCTGTACTGGGGACTACACATGGTTTCTTTGGAAAATTACATCCTGGAAGCCCTGAAGTGACTATGAACATT AGTCAGATGATTACTTATTGGGGATACCCAAATGAAGAATACGAAGTTGTGACTGAAGATGGTTATATTCTTGAAGTCAATAGAATTCCTTATGGGAAGAAAAATTCAGGGAATACAG GCCAGAGACCTGTTGTGTTTTTGCAGCATGGTTTGCTTGCATCAACCACAAACTGGATTTCCAACCTGCCAAACAACAGCCTTGCCTTCCTTCTGGCAGACGCTGGTTATGATGTGTGGCTGGGCAACAGCAGAGGAAACACCTGGGCCAGAAGAAACTTGTACTATTCACCAGATTCAGTTGAATTCTGGGCTTTCAG CTTTGATGAAATGGCTAAATACGACCTTCCAGCCACAATCGACTTCATTGTAaagaaaactggacagaagcagcTACACTATGTTGGCCATTCCCAGGGCACCACCATTG GTTTTACTGCCTTTTCCACCAGTCCCAGCCTggctaaaagaataaaaaccttCTATGCT TATCTAGCTCCTGTTGCCACTGTGAAGTATACAAAAAGCCTTATAAACAAACTTAGATTTGTTCCTCAATCCCTCTTCAAG attatatTTGGTGACAAAATATTCTAGCCACACAACTTCTTTGATCAATTTCTTGCTACTGAAGTGTGCTCCCGTGAGACGCTGAATCTCCTTTGCAGCAATGCCTTATTTATAATTTGTGGATTTGACAGTAAGAACTTTAACACG AGTCGCTTGGATGTGTATCTATCACATAATCCAGCAGGAACTTCTGTTCAAAACATGTTCCATTGGACCCAG GCTGTTAAGTCTGGGAAATTCCAAGCTTATGACTGGGGAAGCCCAGTTCAGAATAGGATGCACTATGATCAG TCCCAACCTCCCTACTACAATGTGACAGCCATGAATGTACCAATTGCAGTGTGGAACGGTGGCAAGGACCTGTTGGCTGACCCCCAAGATGTTGGCCTTTTGCTTCCAAAACTCCCCAATCTTATTTACCACAAGGAGATTCCTTTTTACAATCACTTGGACTTTATCTGGGCAATGGACGCCCCTCAAGAAGTTTACAATGACATTGTTTGTATGATATCAGAAGATAAAAAGTAG